One segment of Cololabis saira isolate AMF1-May2022 chromosome 9, fColSai1.1, whole genome shotgun sequence DNA contains the following:
- the pcna gene encoding proliferating cell nuclear antigen: MFEARLVQGSILKKVLEALKDLITEACWDVSSSGISLQSMDSSHVSLVQLTLRHDGFDSYRCDRNLAMGVNLSSMSKILKCAGNEDIITLRAEDNADTLALVFETLNQEKVSDYEMKLMDLDVEQLGIPEQEYSCVVKMPSGEFARICRDLSQIGDAVMISCAKDGVKFSASGELGTGNVKLSQTSNVDKEEEAVTIEMNEPVQLIFALNYLNFFTKATPLSKTVTLSMSADIPLVVEYKIADMGHVKYYLAPKIDEEAS; this comes from the exons ATGTTCGAGGCTCGCCTGGTGCAGGGCTCCATCCTGAAGAAGGTGCTGGAGGCCCTGAAGGACCTGATCACCGAGGCCTGCTGGGACGTGAGCTCGTCGGGCATCTCCCTGCAGAGCATGGACTCCTCTCACGTCTCCCTGGTGCAGCTCACGCTCAGACACGACGGCTTCGACTCGTACCGCTGCGACAGGAACCTGGCCATGGGGGTCAACCTCAGCAG TATGTCAAAGATCCTGAAGTGTGCAGGGAATGAGGATATCATCACACTCAGAGCAGAGGACAATGCAGATACACTAGCCCTTGTGTTTGAGACCCTCA ACCAGGAGAAAGTCTCCGACTATGAGATGAAGCTGATGGACCTGGATGTTGAACAGCTAGGCATTCCA GAGCAGGAGTACAGCTGTGTGGTGAAGATGCCCTCTGGAGAGTTCGCTCGCATCTGCCGTGACCTGTCACAGATCGGCGACGCAGTCATGATCTCTTGCGCCAAGGACGGAGTGAAGTTCTCGGCCTCCGGAGAGCTCGGTACGGGAAACGTCAAGCTGTCCCAGACCAGCAACGTGGACAAAGAGGAAGAGGCT GTTACCATTGAGATGAACGAACCCGTCCAGCTGATCTTTGCTCTGAACTACCTGAACTTCTTCACAAAGGCCACACCACTGTCCAAGACAGTCACCCTCAGCATGTCTGCCGATATCCCCCTTG TGGTGGAGTACAAGATTGCCGATATGGGACATGTCAAATACTACTTGGCCCCGAAGATCGATGAGGAGGCTTCCTAA